CAAGCTCTTCCGGTGACAGCTCAAGCGTCCCTGAATCAGCCTCCGCTGTTTTTTCAGTTTCCGTTGCTTGAGCGCTGACGCTATAGCTGTCTTGAGAACCGCTCTCCGTAGGCGATGATTCTCCCATAAACATGCCTGCTCCGAAAGCAGAAGCTGCAATTGTACCGATAGCAGCAAGGCGGCGAAGCCTACCGCTACCCTTACGCCGATTATGATTGCTACTGTTTAACTCATGCCGTCTAGCTCGCATTGTAAATTTTTACCTTTCTGTCTTTATATTACTATGGCTCTTATAATACTCTCTCTCTCTTAATTTGTCAAGTGTTTATAGAACAATTTTGTAATATACACAACTATACAGCATAGTTCCTAGAATTGCTCTTCCCTAACGCATCCCGTCTATTCCGCTCAGCAAAAGCAACATTACTTACTTACTTAACATCCCATAACACGAAGTGCAAACCTCATCCTAGAGACACTTTAGTAGCACAATCTACATTGCGTTTTGTATCGTGCTTTTTAATCGAAACGTACTCCCATCAAGATGATGGCGAATTTTTTACATCCAAGCGATTATGAATATACTTCGTTAGCCTATTGATTTCATCGGCACCAACAACTCTCCGATTACTTCTATTAGCCCTCCTTTTACGACCATCTTCCCCGATTTTTATTTCAAACGAAAAGCGCTCAACTGCATGCCCTTCATCAAGCTTATCCTCACTATCCTTAAGTGAATACTCAACAAAACTACCGTCATTCTGGCGAACAACAACCCGTCTCTCATTTTCACCCGGTTCGCCAGAGGTCTCAAGGGCAAAACCAACATATCTATCATCGCCCTCTCTTGGAGGCAGGGTTACGCTAGCCTGCAGCCACCCGTCATCTAGTTCCTCTATATTCCTTCTGGATCGCAACGTTTTATCGCTACACACCTCATTAAATAATTTTCGGAACCTGTCACTTGCCCACAATGCTTCTCTAGAGCAAACTTCACCTTTTTGATAGAGTTCAACAAACTCCGCCAGTTCATCAATTTCTTTCGGATCGACAACAACACGCTCCTGACCACTGAACATAATTTCGCTCGTATTATTGTCGCGCGCATTTGGCCTAAGCCCTGTACATGTACGGCACACAACTTGATCTGTATCATTATCAACAAAGTAAACTATCCCTTCCTCGTTTGCATCAAGAACAACAATATGCTTGTTGCGGTAGTCGCCTGCGCACGGATTAAAGATCTCTTTTCTAGAACAACTATGATCACAAATAAGAGTGATAGACGCACCGCTCTCTTCTACCTTAAGTCTTGAATAAACTTGTCTATTCGCATCCCCCTGTGGGCTAGGGCTATCCTTATGATCTTGCGACGTTCTATTCACGCCATTCCTAAAAAGCATACCTTTAAAAAGGCGAACGTTAAATGTATCAAGAACGTTTTTCATCTTCTCACCGCGACCGTAGCCGATATGTTGGCTTATCTCCCATAACTCCTGTTCACTAATCCTCTAGTTATACTACTTACGTCTATTTAATTCATTAAGACCGTTTCTTATTGTACTATATATTTTATAATACGTCAATCATGCGTACTTGAAGGTACATTAGCCTCATTGTCCCTCTTTGGCTTATCCTCCAAGCTCTTAATTCCATTGTCATTAAGTTTTTCAAGTGATAGTAGTTGTATCCTAGCAAGATTTCTAAGTTCAGTCATTCTTTCTTTTTGATCCACCCCTTTACCAATAAGGATTGCATTATAGCTTTCCATATTCGCTAGTATTAATAGTTCATTAAGGCTTGCATAGTCTCTCATGTTTCCTTTTAGATCAGGATTTTCTTCACGCCACTGTTTTGCTCTTTTATTGAATAAGGCGACATTGAGTATATCTGCTTCGCTTGCGTATTTATAAGATAACTGTTCGTTGGTAAGATCCTTTAATAGGTATTCTTTGATTGCGTCTGTGTGGATTTTATAGTTAATCTTAGAGAGCTCTCTATTTAGATTCCAACTTAATGATAGTCTTGAGTTTTCATCTAACTTAAGTCTTTTATAATCTTGGATGATGTATAGCTTAAATTCTGGTGAAATCCATGAGGCAAATTCCATTGCTATATCAGGATGAGCAAATGTTCCTCCTCCTCGTCCTGATTTAGAGACTATACCTATTGCATTTGTCTTTTCAATCCATCTTTGTGGAGATAAAGTAAATGCATTTGTTCCCGCTTCTTTCCTAAAGGAGTCGAATTCGACCCCTTTAAAATCTGGATTATGAATAGTCTCCCACAGCCCAAGGAACTCAATTATATCTCTTACCCTTAACCAATTTTTTACAACATCTTTAGGTTCATGTGCATTTTTATATCTTGCAATATCTGTAAGACTGATGTAGTCGTTCTTAAAGTCTTCGGTATATATTTGAATGGTAAAACCTTTTGCTTCAATTGTTTCTTTTTTTTGCTTTGGGCATGTTAATCTCCTTCATGCTACACTTTTGTTAGATGTTACTGCTGTTAGTGTGCGCGGAATCTACAGTCCAAGTCAAATACGCACTCATAAATCCGTCCAACTTACCATCCAATACTGCCGTAGCATCGCGATCCTCGTATTTCGTGCGCGTATCTTTCACAAGGGTATATGGATGCAATACATAATTACGTATTTGCGCACCCCAGCTTGCTGATTCGCCCGCACGCAAATCAGCAAGCGTCTCCGCGTGCTGCTCAAGTTGCATCTGTGCTAAGCGGCTTTTCAGGATCTTAAGCGCTGTTTCCTTATTCTGGATTTGGCTGCGTTCATTCTGAATCGCCACCACGATCCCTGTCGGGATATGCGTAATGCGCACAGCGCTATCAGTCGTATTCACGCCCTGTCCGCCATTCCCGCCGCTGCGGTAGATATCGATACGCAAATCTTTATCAGCAATCTGCACTTCATCTGGAGCGGCAATTTCCGGCATAATCTCAACCAACGCAAAACTGGTTTGCCGCAGATTATCAGCATTAAACGGGCTAAGACGCACTAAACGGTGTACGCCATGCTCGCTTTTCAGCCAACCGTAAGCGTATGGTCCACGCATAATGTACGTTGCATTCTTAATCCCTGCTTCATCCCCTGCCGAACGCTCTACGAGCTCAACGTGCATATCATGCTTTTCTGCCCAGCGCAAATACATACGCTCAAGCATTTCCGTCCAATCTTGCGCATCAGTGCCACCTGCGCCGCTGCTTAGTTTTACAATCGCCGCATAGTCATCATACTCGCCCTGGAACAACAAATCGCGACGGCGATTCGCATACTCCGCTTCAAGCGCGCTAATCTGCTCGTCAAACTCAGCTATCATTGAATCATCGCCTAAGTCCATCAATTCAACAATATCGTTTGTTTGCGAACGCAATACCTGCCACGGTTCGATCTGGGCACGTAACGCCGCCGATTCGCGCGACAACTGCTGTGCGCGCTCAACGTTCGCCCACACGTTGCTATCGGCAAGTTGGCGGTCAATTGCGGCTAGCTCTTTTGCTTTTGCGTCAATATATAGCGTTTCGTACGCACTGTGAATCTGCTCTGACAAGTCGCTCGCGCGCTTTTTTAACGGTTGCATTAGGCTTCTGACGCATCATCGTCTTTTGACGATTCCTGCTGATTGTTACGTTTACGCGGCGGTACAGGCGGCTTCGGTATTTGAGTTGAAACCGTCGACGACTGCGACGTCGCCTCTCCATCTGGCGCAGATTGAGCAGGAACGGCAGATGTTGTTTGAACAGGTTGCGCCTGTGCCGCATGAAACGCTGCATCCCAATAATCTACTTGGCTTAAGCGTCGCACTAAATACGGATGATCGCTAAACGTCTGCGCAAAATGATTCATCGGGCGTTCAGCCTTATATTGCAGCCATTGGCGTGCAACATCATTCATGTCTTTTGCCACATCAGGACCGACATGCACTTTAATAAGCGCGTTCTTTACAAGTGCCGCATCACCGATGTACGCCAACGCTAAACGGTCAGCAGTAAACTCAGTCCGGCGACACCAAAATCCCGCGATCCAATTACCAGCCATATTGATGATTGGCGTGATCAAAAACGGCATCAAATATACTGACGCATCAGTATGCTTGTATTTAATGTGTGCCATTTCATGGACAACGATAACTTTCAACTCGTCTTCTGTTAAGTAACGAATTGAGCCCGAGTGCAGTACAATTGCGTACGGACGCGCAAATCCAAACGCATACGCATTAATCACCGGATTCTGTGTAATAAAAATCTCAACCTGCGGCATTTCTAAGTCTGCCGCAACTTCATTTGACCAATCACGCAGCCAGGCATATGCACTGTACTGCACCTCAAGCGAGTTACCAAGCATCTGCTGACGCATCATACGGGTCGAAAACATACCGATACCCAACGAGGCTGCTAAAAATATACAGCCGAGTATAAGCGCAACAACAAAACCAATAGCACCTCCCAGGAATGTAACACTACCAAGTCGCTTAACAACTTCGTCGAAATAACTGTAAATAAAGTACCCAAATGTCAACAAAAAGAAAATGCTAAATACCACACCCAACACGACGTTGTCGCTTGTCATGCGTGCACGCTCAACGGCAATCTTCCCTTTTGTGTACTGATACGGCTGTTGCTGCATTAACCAATAGCTCCTCTGTCCGCGGACACCCCGCGCATCAATAGTTGATAACCTCAAAGCTCGCGCTTACTTCTTTTAGTATAGCAATATCGCCGCCCCGTGACAATTGCTCTTATGCCCATTGCTACAGCGCTTGTACAGCCGCAACAAACTGATCGCCGCGATCATTATATGAAGTAAACTGATCAAAACTCGCCGCTGCCGGACACAAAATAACTACATCGCCCGCCTGCGCAGCTGTCGCTGCAGTGCGCACGACCTCTGCCATTGGAACCTTTCCTTTGACAATCAGGTTGGTTTGTGGCGCAACGCTGTATATCGTCTGAGCAATTTTTTCAGCATTTGAGCCCATCAATATGACAACGCGCATATTGCTGCGTGCAATTTCTTTAGCGAGCGCCGTATAGTCGCCGCCTTTATCGTGTCCGCCCAGAATCAAAACTTTCGGCTGCATA
This portion of the TM7 phylum sp. oral taxon 349 genome encodes:
- a CDS encoding KilA-N domain-containing protein; translated protein: MEAKGFTIQIYTEDFKNDYISLTDIARYKNAHEPKDVVKNWLRVRDIIEFLGLWETIHNPDFKGVEFDSFRKEAGTNAFTLSPQRWIEKTNAIGIVSKSGRGGGTFAHPDIAMEFASWISPEFKLYIIQDYKRLKLDENSRLSLSWNLNRELSKINYKIHTDAIKEYLLKDLTNEQLSYKYASEADILNVALFNKRAKQWREENPDLKGNMRDYASLNELLILANMESYNAILIGKGVDQKERMTELRNLARIQLLSLEKLNDNGIKSLEDKPKRDNEANVPSSTHD
- a CDS encoding M48 family metallopeptidase, which produces MQQQPYQYTKGKIAVERARMTSDNVVLGVVFSIFFLLTFGYFIYSYFDEVVKRLGSVTFLGGAIGFVVALILGCIFLAASLGIGMFSTRMMRQQMLGNSLEVQYSAYAWLRDWSNEVAADLEMPQVEIFITQNPVINAYAFGFARPYAIVLHSGSIRYLTEDELKVIVVHEMAHIKYKHTDASVYLMPFLITPIINMAGNWIAGFWCRRTEFTADRLALAYIGDAALVKNALIKVHVGPDVAKDMNDVARQWLQYKAERPMNHFAQTFSDHPYLVRRLSQVDYWDAAFHAAQAQPVQTTSAVPAQSAPDGEATSQSSTVSTQIPKPPVPPRKRNNQQESSKDDDASEA
- the prfB gene encoding peptide chain release factor 2; amino-acid sequence: MQPLKKRASDLSEQIHSAYETLYIDAKAKELAAIDRQLADSNVWANVERAQQLSRESAALRAQIEPWQVLRSQTNDIVELMDLGDDSMIAEFDEQISALEAEYANRRRDLLFQGEYDDYAAIVKLSSGAGGTDAQDWTEMLERMYLRWAEKHDMHVELVERSAGDEAGIKNATYIMRGPYAYGWLKSEHGVHRLVRLSPFNADNLRQTSFALVEIMPEIAAPDEVQIADKDLRIDIYRSGGNGGQGVNTTDSAVRITHIPTGIVVAIQNERSQIQNKETALKILKSRLAQMQLEQHAETLADLRAGESASWGAQIRNYVLHPYTLVKDTRTKYEDRDATAVLDGKLDGFMSAYLTWTVDSAHTNSSNI